The sequence ACGTAAAGTTTATGAGCTTCTTTTGGAAAAGTCTTTGGAAAAGGTTTGACACAAGTCTAAAATTCATCACTACGAGCTACCCTCAAACAGACGGCCAAATGGAAGTAACAAAATAGGATACTTGGCAACCTCCTTCGGTGTCTTTCTAGCAACAAATCGAGACAATGGGATACTCGTCTTGcttaaattgaatttgcatACAACAATATGCAAAACAAATCCACAGTGTCTATTTGAAGTAGTTTATACTAAACTTCACCGTCTAACTTTTGATCTTACTAATCTTCTATCATCTATTGATTTAAGTGCAGAAGTAGAACAAATGGTGGacgaaataaaaaaattacagcaAGAAGTAATCGACCACGTAGAAGCTGCTAATGCATCTTATAAGTCTAAAGTAGATCAACACAGACACGTTCTAACCTTTCAACCCGGAGATTTAGTGATGATCCACATAAGAAAAACAAGGCTACCCATTGGAACACACAACAAACTCTCCAACAAGAAGCTCAGACCATTCAAAGTCATACATAAAATTGGAGAGTGCCTATCAAATTGACCTCCTTCCTTCACTCAACTTTCAATGTTGCTGACCTCACTCCCTGTTACCCACCGGATGAGTTTCAACTAGCAACATAACTTGGGTCGAGTTATTCTTTGTTGGGGGAGGAAAATTGATATAGATTATTTTGGGAATTCTTACATGTTTTTAGTCAAATGTATTTTCATTAACattcttactttcattttgttaACTTTTAGTTTAGGTGTGAACCCACCCTTCCCCTTTGGGTCTATTTAAAGGGGGTTAGGTTTAGATTAGTTAGTTAGTTAGTTTAGGGGTTACCCAGCCTTTTTCCCTTGGATCTATTTAAGGGGAACTTGTATTCATTTCTCACACAATTAATAAAGCATTCTTCAAGATTTACTCCAAGATTTTAATACTCTATCAGGAAGGATCAACCAAACAATGAAAGAAGGACTTGCAAAGAACCCTTCCAAAGAATTGAGGCTCCAAAATCTGATATCCCTTCTTCCCAATCTAAAGGGATGACCCTATAGTAAAGAAAGAAGAGCAGCCACATTCGTAGTTTCCCTATTGGAAAGAGAATGACGAAACTTGAATGAAAAGGAAGAAGAGTTCCCAGACCATTTAAGATGAAAAAAGGATCCACTAGAAAACCCCTTTGAAGGACATGGGACTGCACACAATATCCTTGCCACCTAGATACAAACAGGTTGAGTCCAACAAAGCAAGGAAATAAGCAGCTTCCACAACCTCTCTATCCAACAAATACCATAAAAAAGATAACTTGTCTGCCAACACATTTGTATATTAGATTGAGTTGATTTGGAGATTTCTTATCAAGGAGGTTACTTATGGATGGACGGGAGAGGTAGCTATTATGTATGGAGTGATTAGTTGGGTGAGGGATTGCTCAAAGAATTGCTGGAACTTGTCTTTTTTTTATggggttatctattcacatataGTATGTGGATATATGGAAAGATATGTTGAATGCTCTGTAAAAAATCAACTTGAGTGACCTATAATTTGGTATGCCGATAGCACAATCCCTTTTAACTAGGCAGCGAAAAAATTTCAGAGTAATAAGTAGCTTTGTGGTTGAAAAGCAGTTTCTATAAGATGCGGAATTTCAAAATGCTTTAGATAATATGTTCTTTGTTCTGATGTGTTTACCTTTGCATGATTAACATCCATGACGGGGTCTTCTCCATTTTTTTGTAAAGGAAAATAGCGAGCTCTGGATGTAGATGAAAGGCTGCTTCATACGTCTATTCTCACCTTTCAACTTAGAGGATTTTGGACTATCAAAGTCAGGGGCAAGCTCTGAATACCTAAACTGATTGATTTCACTAGAGAGGTTCCTTTGCTTAGAAGTTGGTTGCATAGTTCTCAAGTTTAGAGGATTTCTTATTCTCGTAAGAGAATTATCTTGCTGCAACTCAACTCAACTGAGTGACTCTTTTTGAGCCTTTAAAATTGGATTGCTTACCTAAAGATATTAAAGTTCCTACAAGATTTTTATGCTAAATGCTTAAGCAATTATTGTGTGAGATATTCTTAAGGTAAGAAACCGAACTGTCATTGGAAGAACAAAAGGAATACAGGGGCATATAGAAAACAAGTCTAGAAAAATTTGGAGTCCAACACTAACTACAAACTAAAAGAACGAGACTAAGATCATAACTAAAGAATTGCCTAATGATTGACGCCTATAGAGAAACATTAAACCTCACTACTTCCTAAACCTCCTCTCCAGACTTCTCTACCTCTCTAAAAATCCTATTGTTCCGTTGAAGTCATATACCCCACAAAACAGCAAAGAAACTAGCAGTCACAACACTTGTCCCCTCTCTCTAATGGTAGATTCAAAAGTAACTCCAACAAAAATCACTCATATCAATTGCATGTCCCGCTAACACTAAACAAACCCAACCAATGATCCCAAAAGTAGTTTGTGAACGGGAAATCCCATAACAAATggtttaaattcttttgatgCCTTTTACAGAAAATGCCCCATTTTTGAAGCAAAACGAAGGAAAATTGTCTTTGAACACAATCTAAAGTACTAACTCCCTCAATTAAAATTTTCCACACAACCTTCTCTAGAATTTTAACCTTCCATGAAGAGGAAATCTTTGGAATTCATTCcataaataggaaaaaaaacatatgccACAAAAGCAGTTGGCGAAGCAAAAGGGAGAGATAAAGTATGAAAATGGGATGGCAATAGAACCCCCTAGAAGAATCAGGGGTCCATCAATTGCCGGAAAAATAAGTCCGGCAATGTCAATTGCCTTTCTATTTGACATAGGATGATGAAAGCCCAAAGAGGAAAAATTTGATCTCAGAATTGATCAACGACCAGGGCATCCTAACCAAATCATTTAGAGAAATTGAAGAACTCATTGTAGGCTTCTATACATCCCTTTATTCCAAGGCCATTGGAGTAAGGTCAATCCCTACCAACCTGCAATGGGCAGAAGTATCAAGAGAGCAAAGCAGTCAACTTGCAGCTAGCTTTACACATCCAGAAATTAGAAGAGCAGTAATGTCTTTGAGCAGGAATAAAGCCCCCGGTCCAGATGGTTACACTTAAGAATTCATCCTTAAATTCTGGGAATTATTAAAAGATAGCTTCACGAAGCTTTTTGAAGAGTTTTATGTTACCTCAGTTAATGGACAGCTTAGTTAGGAATGCAAAGAGGGGAACTTCCTTTTTGGAAGTGGAAATTGTTGATGGAAGGTGGTGTATAAAATCAGAGGGTGAtcaattaatggatgttaagGGTATTCTGTTGTCCAGATTGTAAACCATTCCTTTTATGATCTCTTTATCAAGCCTCTTTTGCTCTCCAAGTCCCATGTCGCTCAAGTTTCAATTACGTCTCTTTGTCAACAGCAGTCAGCAGTCTCATTCAGAATCTTTTGTTCATTGgatgttttttttcctattcttAGGGCTGGTCCTTTCTTTTGATCTTATTCTAGTTGTGGCGAAATTTCCATTGTATTCTCactattatttttgtttctttgtaCTTTAAGCATTAGGctcatttcattatttcaatgaaaaagtctcgttttcttttcaaaaaaaaaaaaaaaaatgaaagccCAAAAAGGCCGAAGAAGATGGGTATGAGGAAGGCAACACCGTGGCCACATTGTGCATCCTTTTATCTAAGAGAAAGTGAAGGTGAGGAAGTAAAACATACATAGACTTATCTCACACCTTGTGGTCCTCCCAAAAATGGACATGTAAGCCTTCCCCAATTGAGCAACTGCCCAACTgagagaagaaggagaagaagaggtAGCATCCCAAAGAGTTATACCAAGGCCCCCTTGACTCCCCACTCGAAGTCCACTCGAAAGGATGTGGGCCTATACCTACTCAGGATCACTCTATACTAGAGCACATCAGTCTTTGTAAAGAACCGCGACAACCACTTAGCCTAAAAAGCCTAATTTTGTAATCTCAATTTTCCAATACCCAATCCCCTAAGTTCAACCAATTTCAACACCACCTCCCACCTAACCAAATAGGAACTTCCCCCTGCCTCGACCTATCCCACATGAAGTTCCTTGTCAATCTCTCAAGAATTTTACTTACCAAGGCCGGGAACCTAAACAAGGACAAGAAAAGGCTGGGTATCCCACTTAAAGccatatgaataagattcagtCTCCTTCCTCTAGAGAAATAGGCCTTTTTCCAAGTAGTCCACCATTTCAACTATTCCGCATAGGACTTCAACAACTAACTTGCAGGGTTCCTCCCAATGGGAGCCCTAAATTAATGGAAGTGAATCTAGCCACTTCACACACATAGTTATTGTGTGAGATCAGTCAAGGTACACATAAGCTAACTAGGACATCCATGTTATCccactaaaaaagaaaagaaggaagcatTAAATGTTAACCTGCTTAGATTTAAAGGAAGGGTACATGTGAATTTCCATTACCCCAAGCCCAACTTTCCTTTTTGATTGTGGTGTTCTGCCGACTTGTTTTTCTTACAAGTTACAATGTTTATAAGTTTTCTTCTCTACATTTTCCCCCTTCATATCCACATAGGCTACCAGACACGCAGAGATGGAAGCTATCGATATCCTAATTGAGGCATGGCAGAGGGATGGAATTTCTACCACAGAAGTGGCTGATAAGTTCTCGAAGTGCAAACTTTATGTTACCTGTGAACCATGCATTATGTGTGCTTCTGCCCTATCAATAGTCGGTATGTTTTCTTTgcccttttgttttctttttctcgtTTCTCAATCCAGAGAGTAATTGTTTACCCAAAGGGTCATAGCTCCTAGGTCATATTTACCTTTCACTTACCTTCACTGAACGTGACTCATTCATTGCTATTGGATCTCCTGTTTTAGGTATAAAGGAAGTATATTATGGTTGTGCAAATGACAAATTTGGTGGATGTGGATCTATATTGTCACTTCACTTAGGTAGTCAGGAGGCATCTACAAGGTTTATTTCTCTATCTACCATTattagattttagttttggGGGTGAACTCTTTGGTCTTCTCTTCTTGAACATATTGCGGCTGTTAGCTGTTcacttttcaaaatcaaattatatttttatataatttaagtCATTTACATGCTTGCATGCAATCGATTCATATGCTTCCTTTTGACTGGATTTTCTTCAATGAAATGGTTTACACCTACTTGGGAAAATTCTTTAACTAGTTGATTTATGCCCCAATCATTAGCTGCAATTATATTGTCATTATTTTGGCAGGATTTTTCCGTTTAAGTTTTAGGTTTTCCTTCTATTTAAGATTGACCATTGTATTATTGTCAAATAGGAAAGAGatgaataaaatcaataatattcCAAATTATCGGGATAACTTTTTCACTTTCCCTTGgtaatttctttttgaaaaagaaaactcagGCCAATACATGGTTCGACTATAGGCATTACCCTATTTTCACCCTCGTTGACCGGTTCTTGCTCACCGAAAACGTCCAACAAAAATTTGCTTTTACCACATCCACCCACCTCGGATCATTTTCCTATTCTTCTATCTATCGGTGTCGACAAATGGGGCCCAACACCGTTTCCGTTTTGAGAATATGTGGCTTTAACACGGGGGTTTTAATAGCACTATTGATTATTGGTGGAAGAACACCTCGTTGTATGGTAGGCCGAGCCACAGTCTTATTGTGAAGCTCAAAGGTCTCAAAACAGTACTCAAGGACTGGAACAAGTctatttttaattgtatcaacgCTAAAAAAAATAAGCTCATTGTCGAAATAACCTTGCTGGACAACCTCGAGGAGTCCAACAAGTGTCTTCCTATACATAAGGTGCAGAAAAGAGGCCTTAAGTCCCAACTTCTCTCCATGGTGGCTAAGGAAGAAACCCTTTGGAGACAAAAATGCAAGGCTATATGGCTTAATGAAGGCGATCTGAATGCCCGAGGCCACCAAAAGGAGGTTGTAAGACCcctaattataaaaatttataaatgtaGGGGCGCAAAAGGGAATAATGAGGGATGGAAGGACTAAGTGGTAATATTCTGACGGTTTGTtaggagggggggggggggggcagTGATGAGGGGCTTAAGAAGAGAGCACCCCATAGGTGGAGGGTGGGGAATTTTTGGTGAGGAGCGATAGCTTGGTGGAGAGGATATCCACCCTTCTTGCATGTGCTGGAAATTAGGTTACTCTTGGTTGTTTGATTCCTTGTTCTTTGTTCCATTTTTGTTGCTTGCATTGTAACTTTTCCTTTGAAGttcataataaaaatatatatcagaGTATTGCTCTGTTCTTAGAAAACTTGTTGGGAATTTCTAATTGTAGGTGTGGgttcctaacaaattggtatcagagccaagtttgGAAATCTGGGAAAGATGCGAGCCGAGAAGAAACATGAGATGATAGCAATATGAGGAATAGCTAAACTCCGGGAAGGAATGATTGAAATGAAGAAGAGCCTGGAAGAATAGGTATTACGGTGAAATAACTCAATGGATACAAAACACCATGCTTTAGCACCTAGTATAACGGCCCCCGGTGCAACAACAGGCACCAGTTTGAACTTGGGAGGTGGTGATTTAGTGGCAGTGGGCGGCAAAGTTGCTTTTGTTACCTATTCCATTAGGAACCGCAGATTTTTTGGTACATCATATTCATGCATTTACGATTCATGTAACGGTATTGATACTCCTGAAAGGTGTTCTATTTTCTCGTAGCTTGTGTTGATACCGGATAAAGCAAATCTTGGTTTTTGTTTCCCTTTGTGATGGACCCGGAAGAGGGGGTACATGTCAAGTATCCGCTTGGGATCATGTCTTTTTAGGGCTATTTGGATGTACAATTCAATTTCGGTAGTAATATTCCATTTTAGTTGGAAAATGTAGTCAGATGTTTGGGGACTCGCTATAACGATCTATTAGATCGTGTACTTAGGCATCGTGATGCAATCATATCACATATGAACGGGGTGTGTATATTTTTAGGCTTTCACAGTTTACCCATTCTTCTACCCTTTCCCGGGAGTCGATGACTATTCATAGCTATTACCTTGACACCAAAGAAGAGTTCTACCCAATGCTTTATTTCTGTCCTAGTTGATCCCGATTCGACATTAGAAGTATATTGATTTTTCCCCAATAACCGAATACTTTTGTCTGTAAATACT comes from Benincasa hispida cultivar B227 chromosome 2, ASM972705v1, whole genome shotgun sequence and encodes:
- the LOC120072239 gene encoding tRNA-specific adenosine deaminase TAD2 isoform X3, with the protein product MAKLALQSLEVPVGCVIVEDGTVIATGRNCTTETRNATRHAEMEAIDILIEAWQRDGISTTEVADKFSKCKLYVTCEPCIMCASALSIVGIKEVYYGCANDKFGGCGSILSLHLGSQEASTSGNGQGRGFKCTAGIMASEAVALFRSFYEQGNPNAPKPHRPLVNHQVDQ